A genomic region of Kribbella sp. NBC_00382 contains the following coding sequences:
- a CDS encoding acyl-CoA dehydrogenase family protein, translating into MERIIFNEDHHAFRASAKEYCDRSLVPRMEQFLEEKTIERAAWLEAGKQGFLGLDVPEEYGGSSVGDYRFNQVFAEEVSKVSASLSSCFGIHYDCAAPYFVDLGTEEQKQRWLPKFCSGEAIAAIGMTEPSGGSDLAALKTTAKKADGGWVLNGSKTFITNGDMADLVIVAARTTPEKGAKGITLFVVEEGMEGFARGRKLDKVGQTESGTSELFFEDLFVPDENVLGQLDRGFIHMMERLAQERIGAAVSNIAHATQILDETIEYVKQRKAFGQPVGSFQYNKFLIAELVTKAEVTQAYVDNAVVAHDEYRLSAVDAAKAKWWSAQVQNEILDACVQLHGGYGYMNEYRVARAWRDARVTKIWAGSNEIMKELIGRDLGL; encoded by the coding sequence ATGGAACGGATCATCTTCAACGAGGACCACCACGCCTTCCGGGCCAGCGCCAAGGAGTACTGCGACCGCTCGCTGGTGCCGCGGATGGAGCAGTTCCTCGAGGAGAAGACGATCGAGCGGGCCGCCTGGCTCGAGGCCGGCAAGCAGGGCTTCCTCGGCCTCGACGTACCGGAGGAGTACGGCGGTTCGAGCGTCGGCGACTACCGGTTCAACCAGGTGTTCGCCGAGGAGGTGTCGAAGGTCTCGGCCTCGCTGTCGAGTTGTTTCGGCATCCACTACGACTGCGCCGCGCCGTACTTCGTCGACCTCGGGACCGAGGAGCAGAAGCAGCGCTGGCTGCCGAAGTTCTGCTCCGGCGAGGCGATCGCCGCGATCGGGATGACCGAGCCGTCCGGCGGCTCCGACCTGGCCGCGCTGAAGACGACCGCGAAGAAGGCCGACGGCGGCTGGGTGCTGAACGGGTCGAAGACCTTCATCACCAACGGCGACATGGCCGACCTCGTCATCGTCGCCGCCCGGACCACGCCGGAGAAGGGCGCGAAGGGCATCACGCTGTTCGTGGTCGAGGAGGGCATGGAGGGGTTCGCCCGCGGCCGCAAGCTCGACAAGGTCGGGCAGACCGAGTCCGGTACGTCCGAGCTGTTCTTCGAGGACCTCTTCGTCCCGGATGAGAACGTACTCGGCCAGCTCGACCGCGGTTTCATCCACATGATGGAGCGGCTGGCCCAGGAGCGGATCGGCGCCGCGGTGTCGAACATCGCGCACGCCACCCAGATCCTGGACGAGACGATCGAGTACGTGAAGCAGCGCAAGGCGTTCGGCCAGCCGGTCGGCTCCTTCCAGTACAACAAGTTCCTGATCGCCGAGCTCGTCACCAAGGCCGAGGTGACCCAGGCCTACGTCGACAACGCGGTGGTCGCGCACGACGAGTACCGGCTCTCCGCTGTGGACGCCGCCAAGGCGAAGTGGTGGAGTGCACAGGTACAGAACGAGATCCTCGACGCCTGCGTCCAGCTGCACGGCGGCTACGGCTACATGAACGAGTACCGGGTCGCCCGCGCCTGGCGGGATGCGCGCGTCACCAAGATCTGGGCCGGCTCGAACGAGATCATGAAGGAACTCATCGGCCGCGATCTGGGCCTGTAG